From a single Fusobacterium ulcerans ATCC 49185 genomic region:
- a CDS encoding YdcF family protein, translating to MNKLKLVAGILTVLSLVGCTSTKTFEDQKKINEYTQTGIYYYWNGGDLQKVEKEFFKGITLKGKYDVVENSFREASILDPDRLDLRFGIATTQVLQSKVQEALATYKDIIKIYPESFDANILLAGYSRALGDNNTYTNTIAAMEKIYPEMTRKFVERFDRTDNYMNTVLKVKPESLNLKNHAIVILGYALGENGVMKEPLIGRLEQGLAMSKKNPDAEIIVTGGVPKGGVTEAYLMKKWLVEKGVNPDKVHIEDQAKDTVGNALYSVEIMKKLGIENMTLISSASHMRRGLAVFKEMAISEGLNLSVMDNLVYLDYPTLEEAQKVSNNEKLVIYRDMMRAAGMWAYPGIQR from the coding sequence ATGAATAAATTGAAATTAGTAGCAGGAATTTTAACTGTATTATCCTTAGTAGGATGTACTTCAACAAAAACTTTTGAAGATCAGAAGAAAATAAATGAATATACTCAAACTGGAATATACTACTATTGGAATGGGGGAGATTTACAAAAAGTAGAAAAAGAATTTTTTAAAGGAATAACATTAAAAGGAAAATATGATGTTGTTGAAAATTCTTTCAGAGAAGCAAGTATACTTGACCCTGATAGATTAGACTTGAGATTTGGAATAGCAACAACTCAAGTACTTCAAAGTAAAGTACAAGAAGCTTTAGCTACATATAAAGATATAATAAAAATATATCCTGAAAGTTTTGATGCAAATATTTTGTTAGCTGGGTATAGCAGAGCTTTAGGAGATAATAATACTTACACTAATACAATAGCAGCTATGGAAAAAATTTATCCAGAAATGACTAGGAAATTTGTAGAAAGATTTGACAGAACAGATAATTATATGAATACTGTTCTGAAAGTAAAACCAGAATCTTTAAATTTAAAAAATCATGCTATCGTTATTTTAGGATATGCTTTAGGAGAAAATGGAGTAATGAAAGAGCCATTAATAGGAAGACTGGAACAAGGGCTTGCTATGTCTAAAAAAAATCCTGATGCTGAAATAATAGTAACTGGGGGAGTTCCAAAAGGTGGAGTAACAGAAGCGTATCTTATGAAAAAATGGTTGGTGGAAAAAGGGGTAAATCCAGATAAAGTTCATATTGAAGATCAGGCAAAAGATACAGTAGGAAATGCACTTTATTCAGTAGAGATTATGAAAAAATTAGGAATAGAAAACATGACTTTAATAAGCAGTGCAAGCCATATGAGAAGAGGACTGGCTGTTTTTAAAGAAATGGCTATAAGTGAGGGGTTAAATCTTTCAGTTATGGATAATTTAGTATATTTGGATTATCCAACTTTAGAAGAAGCACAAAAAGTATCTAATAATGAAAAATTAGTTATTTATAGAGATATGATGAGAGCGGCAGGAATGTGGGCTTATCCAGGAATTCAAAGATAA
- the nth gene encoding endonuclease III, whose translation MTKKEKVKKILEKLHEKFGDPKCALDFKTPFELLVAVILSAQCTDVRVNIVTKEMYKKVNTPEGFAALPVEKIEEMIKSTGFFRNKAKNIKLCSQQLLSKYNGEIPKDMDELIGLAGVGRKTANVVRGEVWGLADGITVDTHVKRLTNLIGLVKNDDPVKIEQELMKIVPKKDWIDFSHYLILQGRDKCIARRPKCSECEIKEFCNYGKNIDK comes from the coding sequence ATGACTAAGAAAGAAAAAGTAAAAAAAATACTTGAAAAACTTCATGAAAAATTTGGGGATCCTAAATGTGCCTTGGACTTTAAGACACCTTTTGAACTTCTTGTAGCTGTTATTCTTTCAGCTCAATGTACAGATGTAAGAGTAAATATTGTTACAAAAGAGATGTATAAAAAAGTTAATACTCCTGAAGGTTTTGCAGCTCTTCCAGTAGAAAAAATAGAAGAGATGATAAAAAGTACAGGATTTTTTAGAAATAAAGCAAAAAATATAAAATTATGCAGCCAGCAGCTTCTTTCAAAATATAATGGAGAGATACCAAAAGATATGGATGAATTAATAGGACTGGCAGGAGTAGGAAGAAAAACAGCCAATGTAGTAAGAGGTGAAGTATGGGGACTTGCAGATGGAATAACTGTAGATACTCATGTAAAAAGATTGACAAATCTTATTGGATTGGTAAAAAATGATGATCCTGTAAAAATAGAGCAGGAGCTTATGAAAATAGTTCCTAAAAAAGATTGGATTGATTTTTCACACTACCTTATATTACAAGGAAGAGATAAATGTATAGCTAGAAGACCAAAATGCAGTGAATGTGAAATAAAAGAGTTTTGTAATTATGGAAAAAATATAGATAAATAA
- the ybaK gene encoding Cys-tRNA(Pro) deacylase — protein MKKTNAMRELDKNKIKYEYVEYEVDENDLSAISVSIKTGQDITKIFKTLILLNEKREMLVACIPGSDNIDLKKLAKLSGDKKVEMLEMKELFNMTGYIRGGCSPVGIKKKHKAFIHQSAATKDTIFVSGGMRGIQIIISPKDLIKYLNMTVGDIIV, from the coding sequence ATGAAGAAAACTAATGCAATGAGAGAACTGGATAAAAATAAAATAAAATATGAATATGTAGAATATGAAGTAGATGAGAATGATCTAAGTGCAATATCTGTATCAATAAAAACAGGGCAGGATATAACAAAGATATTTAAGACTTTAATACTTTTAAATGAAAAAAGAGAAATGCTGGTAGCCTGTATTCCTGGAAGTGATAATATTGATTTAAAAAAATTAGCAAAACTATCTGGAGATAAAAAAGTAGAAATGTTAGAAATGAAAGAACTTTTTAATATGACTGGATACATTAGAGGGGGATGTTCACCTGTTGGGATAAAGAAAAAACATAAAGCATTTATACATCAGTCAGCTGCAACAAAGGATACAATATTTGTAAGTGGTGGAATGAGAGGAATTCAGATTATAATATCACCAAAAGATTTAATAAAATATTTGAATATGACAGTTGGAGATATAATAGTTTAG
- the tyrS gene encoding tyrosine--tRNA ligase codes for MENVFDVLVGRGYLKQFTHEEEMREILGKEKVTFYIGFDPTADSLHVGHFIAMMFMSHMQKHGHRPIALLGAGTAMIGDPSGRTDMRTMMTKEIIAHNAASIKKQMEKFIDFSDGKAILENNADWLLKLNYVDFIRDIGAHFSVNRMLAAECFKSRMEVGLSFLEFNYMLMQGYDFLVLNQKHGCTMQLGGDDQWSNMIAGVELIRKKEQKQAFAMTCTLLTNSEGKKMGKTAKGALWLDPEKTSPYEFYQYWRNVDDADVEKCLSLLTFIPMDEVKRLSALEGAEINEAKKILAFEVTKMIHGEEEALKAKTAAEALFGGGQDMSNVPSVEIEEAALGTGFVDFLVEKGILKTKSEGRRLVQQNGINIGDSKVTDFAMPITKELFTDGEFLVKIGKKKYHKVVLK; via the coding sequence ATGGAAAACGTATTTGATGTGTTAGTAGGACGTGGATACTTAAAACAATTCACTCATGAAGAAGAAATGAGAGAAATATTAGGGAAAGAGAAAGTTACTTTTTATATAGGGTTTGACCCAACAGCAGACAGCTTACATGTGGGACATTTTATTGCTATGATGTTTATGTCTCATATGCAAAAACATGGACACAGACCAATAGCTCTTCTTGGTGCAGGAACTGCCATGATAGGAGATCCAAGTGGAAGAACTGACATGAGAACAATGATGACAAAAGAAATTATTGCTCATAATGCAGCCTCTATAAAAAAACAAATGGAAAAATTCATAGATTTTTCTGATGGAAAAGCGATACTTGAAAACAATGCAGACTGGTTATTAAAACTTAACTATGTAGATTTTATAAGAGATATAGGAGCACATTTTTCTGTAAATAGAATGCTTGCAGCAGAATGTTTCAAATCAAGAATGGAAGTAGGACTTTCTTTCCTTGAATTTAACTATATGCTTATGCAGGGATATGATTTTCTTGTGTTGAATCAAAAACATGGATGTACTATGCAGTTAGGTGGAGATGACCAATGGTCTAATATGATAGCAGGAGTAGAACTTATCAGAAAAAAAGAACAAAAACAAGCTTTTGCTATGACTTGTACTCTTCTTACTAACAGTGAAGGAAAGAAAATGGGAAAAACAGCTAAAGGAGCTTTATGGCTAGATCCTGAAAAAACATCTCCATATGAATTTTATCAATATTGGAGAAATGTTGATGATGCAGATGTTGAAAAATGTCTTTCATTATTAACATTCATTCCTATGGATGAAGTAAAAAGATTAAGTGCATTAGAAGGTGCAGAAATAAATGAAGCTAAAAAGATACTTGCTTTTGAAGTTACAAAAATGATCCATGGAGAAGAGGAAGCTCTTAAAGCTAAAACAGCAGCAGAAGCTCTATTTGGTGGAGGGCAGGATATGAGTAATGTTCCTTCAGTAGAAATAGAGGAAGCAGCTTTAGGAACTGGATTTGTAGATTTCTTAGTAGAAAAAGGAATATTAAAAACTAAAAGTGAAGGAAGAAGACTAGTTCAGCAGAATGGTATAAATATAGGAGACAGCAAAGTTACAGATTTTGCTATGCCTATAACAAAAGAACTTTTCACAGATGGTGAATTCCTTGTTAAAATAGGAAAGAAAAAATATCATAAAGTAGTTTTAAAATAG
- a CDS encoding Na+/H+ antiporter NhaC family protein has protein sequence MSEKSGEKKYGAIAFLPLLVFLVLYIGSGLIFTFMGVDGAFKKFPRHVALLIGIAVALIMNKSMKLEKKIDIFSENAGNAGVILIGLIYLLAGGFQGAAKSMGGVESVVNLGLTFIPGAALVPGVFLISCFISTAIGTSMGTVAAMAPIAIGVAQAAGLNLPLTCAAVIGGAYFGDNLSMISDTTISAAKGVGSEMKDKFKMNFFIALPAAIIAVIGYWAFGGAGVITGAHPFYLLRVIPYIVVLIAALMGFNVAGVLFIGIAMTGVIGLGEGSISFLDWVGAIGGGMEDMFSITIVAILISGLIGLIKYYGGVDWLVNSIVSRIKERKGAEYGIGLLSGLLSAALVNNTIAIIISAPIAKEIGKNYGIAPKRLASLIDIFACAFIALTPYDGGMLIVTGLSDVSPMAVLKYMFYMFALIITTCITIQFGLLRTKEEKEFIEKNPNGIRE, from the coding sequence ATGAGTGAAAAAAGTGGAGAAAAAAAATATGGTGCAATAGCATTTTTACCATTATTAGTATTTTTAGTGTTGTACATAGGAAGTGGACTTATATTTACATTTATGGGAGTAGATGGAGCATTTAAAAAATTCCCTAGACACGTTGCTCTTCTTATAGGGATAGCAGTAGCCCTTATTATGAATAAATCAATGAAGCTTGAAAAAAAGATAGATATATTCTCTGAAAATGCAGGAAATGCAGGAGTTATACTTATAGGGTTGATTTACCTATTGGCAGGAGGATTCCAAGGAGCAGCAAAATCTATGGGTGGGGTTGAATCAGTAGTTAACCTTGGACTTACATTTATTCCAGGAGCGGCTCTTGTTCCAGGAGTATTTCTTATATCATGTTTTATTTCAACTGCAATAGGGACATCTATGGGAACAGTTGCAGCTATGGCTCCAATAGCAATAGGTGTAGCTCAGGCAGCAGGACTAAATCTGCCTCTGACATGTGCAGCAGTTATAGGAGGAGCATATTTTGGAGATAATCTTTCAATGATTTCAGATACTACTATTTCAGCAGCAAAAGGTGTAGGATCAGAAATGAAAGATAAATTTAAGATGAACTTTTTTATCGCACTGCCAGCAGCAATAATTGCAGTAATTGGATATTGGGCATTTGGAGGAGCAGGAGTAATAACAGGAGCACATCCATTTTATCTTCTACGTGTAATTCCATATATAGTAGTATTGATAGCAGCTTTAATGGGATTTAATGTAGCAGGAGTTTTATTTATAGGGATAGCAATGACAGGAGTTATAGGGCTTGGAGAAGGAAGTATAAGTTTCCTAGATTGGGTAGGTGCAATTGGTGGTGGAATGGAAGACATGTTCAGTATTACTATTGTAGCTATATTGATTTCTGGACTTATAGGATTAATTAAATATTATGGTGGAGTAGATTGGCTTGTAAATAGTATTGTATCTAGAATTAAGGAACGTAAAGGTGCAGAATATGGAATTGGACTTCTTTCAGGACTTTTATCAGCAGCTTTGGTAAATAATACAATTGCTATAATTATATCAGCTCCTATAGCTAAGGAAATAGGTAAAAATTATGGAATTGCTCCAAAACGTCTTGCCAGCCTTATAGATATATTTGCCTGTGCATTTATTGCATTGACACCTTATGATGGAGGTATGTTGATAGTTACAGGGCTTTCAGATGTATCACCTATGGCAGTATTGAAATACATGTTCTATATGTTTGCCCTAATAATTACAACTTGTATTACTATTCAATTTGGGCTACTGCGTACAAAAGAAGAAAAAGAATTTATTGAAAAAAATCCTAATGGAATAAGAGAATAA
- the nifU gene encoding Fe-S cluster assembly scaffold protein NifU yields MQYTEKVMEHFMNPHNVGVIENPSGYGKVGNPSCGDIMEIFIKVEDNIITDVKFRTFGCASAIASSSVSTELIMGKTVDEALALTNKKVVEALGGLPPVKMHCSVLAEEAIKLAIEDYLSKKDKKEEK; encoded by the coding sequence ATGCAATATACAGAAAAAGTAATGGAACATTTTATGAATCCGCATAATGTTGGAGTTATAGAGAATCCATCTGGATATGGAAAAGTAGGAAATCCTTCATGTGGGGATATAATGGAAATATTTATTAAAGTAGAAGACAATATAATAACTGATGTTAAGTTTAGAACTTTTGGGTGTGCTTCAGCAATAGCTAGCTCTTCAGTATCTACAGAACTTATTATGGGAAAAACTGTTGATGAAGCTTTAGCTCTTACAAATAAAAAAGTAGTAGAGGCATTAGGTGGACTTCCACCAGTGAAAATGCATTGTTCTGTACTTGCAGAGGAAGCTATTAAATTAGCTATTGAAGATTACCTTTCTAAAAAAGATAAAAAAGAAGAAAAATAA
- the nifS gene encoding cysteine desulfurase NifS: MRVYLDNNATTKMDNEVFEAMVPYLTEYYGNASSLHLFGKETNKAMNESRETIAKYLGAEPSEIIFTASGSESDNLAIRGIARAYKNRGKHIIASPIEHPAIKNTLKDLEDEGYEVTILHVDKNGMLDVEELKNAIKDETILITVMHANNEVGTFQPIEEIGKIAKENKIIFHVDAVQTMGKVDIKPKEMGIDLLSFSAHKFYGPKGVAALYWRNGVRFGKVLTGGGQEGKRRPGTSNVPGMVGMAKALEIAYRDMAEEFKKEEELRDYFESEVLKRIPEVVINAKEAKRLPGTSSITFKYLEGESILLSLSYKGIAVSSGSACSSDDLQASHVLLAMGIEPEFAHGTIRFGLGKYNTKEEIDYTLDVLVEVIEKLRAISPLWNEFKNK, encoded by the coding sequence ATGAGAGTTTATCTAGACAATAATGCAACAACAAAGATGGATAATGAAGTATTTGAAGCAATGGTACCTTATTTAACAGAGTACTATGGAAACGCTTCAAGCTTGCATCTTTTTGGTAAGGAAACAAATAAAGCTATGAATGAATCAAGAGAAACTATCGCAAAATATCTTGGTGCAGAACCTAGTGAAATTATATTCACAGCATCAGGAAGTGAATCTGACAACCTTGCAATTAGAGGAATAGCCAGAGCATATAAAAATAGAGGAAAACATATAATAGCAAGTCCAATAGAGCACCCAGCAATTAAAAATACATTAAAAGATCTTGAAGATGAAGGGTATGAAGTAACAATTCTTCATGTTGATAAAAATGGAATGTTGGATGTAGAGGAACTTAAAAATGCAATAAAAGATGAAACTATCTTAATAACTGTAATGCATGCTAATAATGAAGTTGGAACTTTCCAACCAATAGAAGAAATAGGTAAAATAGCAAAAGAAAATAAAATTATATTCCATGTGGATGCAGTTCAGACAATGGGAAAAGTAGATATAAAACCAAAAGAAATGGGAATAGATCTTCTTTCTTTTTCTGCACATAAATTCTATGGACCTAAAGGAGTAGCAGCTCTTTATTGGAGAAATGGAGTAAGATTTGGTAAAGTTCTTACAGGTGGAGGTCAAGAAGGAAAAAGAAGACCAGGAACTTCAAATGTTCCAGGAATGGTTGGAATGGCTAAGGCACTAGAAATAGCTTACAGAGATATGGCAGAAGAATTCAAAAAAGAAGAAGAATTAAGAGATTATTTTGAAAGTGAAGTATTGAAGAGAATACCTGAGGTTGTAATAAATGCTAAAGAAGCAAAAAGACTTCCAGGAACTTCAAGTATAACATTTAAATATCTTGAAGGAGAATCAATTCTTCTTAGTTTAAGTTATAAAGGGATAGCAGTAAGTTCAGGATCAGCTTGTTCATCAGATGATTTACAGGCTTCTCATGTATTGTTGGCAATGGGAATTGAACCTGAGTTTGCACATGGGACTATTAGATTTGGTTTAGGAAAATATAATACAAAGGAAGAAATAGATTATACATTGGATGTTCTGGTAGAAGTGATCGAAAAATTAAGAGCGATCTCTCCTCTTTGGAATGAATTTAAAAATAAATAA
- a CDS encoding GNAT family N-acetyltransferase yields MEYFIREMEDKDWEDVLKIYKQGIESGISTFRKDLPDKKSWESSHLKACRFILCHNSGSVVGWAALSPTSSRIDYCGVTEVSIYIDKAHQGKKLGEFLLNKIKDEAEKNGIWTLQSSIFQANKASLKLHKKCGFREVGYREKIAKDKNDIWQNTVLMEYRSQNIY; encoded by the coding sequence ATGGAATATTTTATCAGAGAAATGGAAGATAAAGATTGGGAAGATGTACTGAAAATATATAAACAGGGAATAGAATCAGGAATATCTACATTCAGAAAAGATTTACCTGATAAGAAATCATGGGAAAGTTCACATTTGAAAGCATGCAGATTTATATTATGTCATAATAGCGGCAGTGTAGTAGGTTGGGCAGCGCTCAGTCCCACATCCAGCAGAATAGACTATTGTGGAGTAACTGAAGTAAGTATATATATTGATAAAGCTCATCAAGGAAAAAAACTTGGTGAATTTCTTTTAAATAAGATAAAAGATGAAGCAGAAAAAAATGGAATCTGGACTTTGCAATCTTCAATATTTCAAGCAAATAAAGCAAGCTTAAAACTCCATAAAAAATGTGGATTCCGTGAAGTAGGTTATAGAGAAAAGATAGCAAAGGATAAAAATGATATTTGGCAGAATACAGTTTTAATGGAATACAGAAGTCAAAATATATATTAA
- the megL gene encoding methionine gamma-lyase, translating to MKDLKNKGIGTIAIHAGQGKNPFGALSTPIYQTSTFVFDSTEQGGARFAGKEEGYIYSRLGNPTTTVAEEKIAALECGEAAAATSSGMGAISSALWTLLRAGDHVIADKILYGCTFALLSHGMTRYGVEVEFLDTSDLEAVKKAMKKNTRVVYLETPANPNLKISDIEEIAKIAHTNEYTKVVVDNTFASPYLQRPLELGADLVVHSATKYLNGHGDVIAGFVVGNKELITEVKLFGIKDMTGSVLGPTEAHLIIRGLKTFEIRMQRHCENAMKVAEYLNAHPKVSKVYYPGLEDHEGYKIAKKQMTGFGGIMSFELKGGFEAGKTLLNNVEMCALAVSLGDTETLIQHPASMTHSAYTSEELKEAGIPEGLVRLSVGLENIEDIIADLDKALEKVK from the coding sequence ATGAAAGACTTAAAAAATAAAGGAATAGGAACAATAGCTATTCATGCAGGACAAGGAAAAAATCCATTTGGAGCTTTATCAACTCCAATATATCAAACATCAACATTTGTATTTGATTCTACAGAGCAAGGAGGAGCAAGATTTGCAGGAAAAGAGGAAGGGTATATCTATTCAAGACTTGGAAACCCTACAACAACAGTAGCAGAAGAAAAAATAGCTGCATTAGAGTGTGGAGAGGCAGCAGCAGCAACATCTTCAGGAATGGGAGCTATATCATCTGCACTTTGGACACTGCTGAGAGCAGGGGATCATGTAATAGCTGATAAAATACTGTATGGATGCACCTTCGCATTATTGAGCCATGGAATGACTAGATATGGAGTTGAGGTTGAATTTTTAGATACATCTGACTTAGAAGCAGTAAAAAAAGCTATGAAGAAAAATACGAGAGTAGTATATCTTGAAACACCAGCAAATCCAAATTTAAAAATATCAGATATAGAAGAAATAGCAAAAATAGCTCATACAAATGAATATACAAAGGTAGTAGTGGATAATACATTTGCTTCTCCATATTTACAAAGACCTTTGGAATTAGGAGCAGATTTGGTAGTTCATTCAGCAACTAAATATCTGAATGGACATGGAGATGTAATAGCAGGATTTGTAGTTGGAAACAAAGAGCTTATAACAGAAGTAAAATTATTTGGAATAAAAGATATGACAGGATCAGTATTAGGACCAACAGAAGCACATCTTATAATAAGAGGATTAAAAACTTTTGAAATAAGAATGCAAAGACATTGTGAAAATGCAATGAAAGTTGCTGAATATTTAAATGCACATCCTAAAGTATCAAAAGTATATTATCCAGGACTGGAAGATCATGAAGGATATAAGATAGCTAAAAAACAAATGACAGGGTTTGGGGGAATAATGTCATTTGAACTTAAAGGTGGATTTGAAGCAGGAAAAACATTATTAAATAATGTGGAAATGTGTGCTCTTGCAGTAAGTTTGGGAGATACAGAAACATTGATACAGCATCCAGCATCAATGACACACTCAGCTTATACAAGTGAAGAGTTAAAAGAAGCTGGAATCCCTGAAGGATTAGTAAGGTTGTCAGTAGGATTGGAAAATATAGAGGATATAATAGCTGATTTAGATAAAGCATTGGAAAAAGTAAAATAA
- a CDS encoding MalY/PatB family protein: MKYSFDEKIDRTGNHAAKWEEMGKKFISNDLWPMWIADMDLKTAPEIIEAMKEKVEQGIFGYVYRPDSYYQAAADWLERRFGYKIDPTTLINSPGVVPTLSLLVRSMTKPGEKILIQSPVYYPFAATIRDNGREVVENELVKDTEGYYTIDFEDFEKKLSDENVNLFILCSPHNPVGRVWKREELQKMSELCLKYKVRVIADEIWRDIIMPGYKHIPAASLGKEIEDNTITCFSPTKTFNIAGLQASFVTFPRREEWEKFDNELGILDVKRNSPFSLVAFETGYTKCDEWVDQLIQHLNGNMDYVIEFVKEKLPEVKVRKPEGTYLMWFDFSKLGLSKEELSKFMQEKCKIALDDGFWFGENGIGFERMNIACPRYMVEEGMNRIEKGIKKWREEK; this comes from the coding sequence ATGAAATATTCTTTTGATGAAAAAATTGACAGAACAGGAAATCATGCAGCTAAATGGGAAGAAATGGGGAAAAAATTTATATCAAATGATTTGTGGCCAATGTGGATAGCAGATATGGACTTGAAAACAGCTCCTGAAATAATAGAGGCTATGAAAGAAAAAGTGGAACAGGGAATATTTGGTTATGTATATAGACCAGATTCATATTATCAAGCAGCAGCAGATTGGTTAGAAAGAAGATTTGGATACAAGATTGATCCAACTACTCTTATAAATAGCCCAGGAGTTGTTCCTACACTTTCTTTATTAGTAAGAAGTATGACTAAACCAGGGGAAAAAATACTTATCCAAAGTCCAGTATATTATCCTTTTGCAGCTACAATAAGAGATAATGGAAGAGAAGTAGTAGAAAATGAACTTGTGAAAGATACTGAAGGATATTATACAATAGATTTTGAAGATTTTGAGAAAAAACTTTCAGATGAAAATGTTAATTTATTTATTTTATGCAGTCCACATAATCCTGTGGGAAGAGTATGGAAAAGAGAAGAACTTCAAAAAATGTCTGAGCTTTGTTTGAAATATAAAGTAAGAGTAATAGCTGATGAAATTTGGAGAGATATAATAATGCCAGGATACAAACATATACCAGCAGCTTCTCTAGGAAAAGAAATAGAAGATAATACTATTACTTGTTTTTCACCAACTAAAACATTTAATATAGCAGGGCTTCAAGCTTCATTTGTAACATTCCCAAGAAGAGAAGAGTGGGAAAAATTTGATAATGAACTTGGAATATTAGATGTAAAAAGAAACAGTCCATTCAGTCTGGTAGCTTTTGAAACTGGATATACAAAATGTGATGAATGGGTGGATCAATTAATTCAGCATTTAAATGGAAATATGGATTATGTAATAGAATTTGTAAAAGAAAAACTTCCAGAAGTGAAAGTTAGAAAACCAGAAGGAACTTATCTTATGTGGTTTGATTTCTCAAAATTAGGACTATCTAAAGAAGAGTTGTCAAAGTTTATGCAGGAAAAATGTAAAATAGCATTAGATGATGGATTCTGGTTTGGAGAAAATGGAATAGGGTTTGAAAGAATGAATATAGCTTGTCCAAGATATATGGTAGAAGAAGGAATGAATAGAATAGAAAAAGGTATAAAAAAATGGAGAGAAGAAAAATAA
- a CDS encoding D-alanyl-D-alanine carboxypeptidase family protein has protein sequence MKKIINVLLLTIILASSTVFAKEAENEVTVKEEKPSYKAILLGDEKGKIYYSENIDEKYPLASLTKMMTLMVTFDHLEKGSIRMKDKIKISKKSAQIGGSRIPMKEGDVFTLEDLIKATAIYSANNAAYAIAEYIGKGDVDKFVKMMNKKSTDLGLEKELEFYTPAGLPSDMTKKGMDAGTTRGIYKLSLEAAKYSKYMEIASIKETTIHDGKLKIKNRNLLLGEEGIYGIKTGHHSKVGYNISVLSDKEGMQIFTVVVGGATYKKRDESVLNQMEEFYEHYQFRKLTDENISIAKVPVFSGEKEYADLYPDKNFTDILNKDSDIKISIKRNKGAIAPVEAGKVLGEYKVVVDGNIVESGNLVTKEEVKLSISLKNIF, from the coding sequence ATGAAGAAAATTATAAATGTATTGTTATTAACTATTATACTTGCTAGTTCTACAGTTTTTGCTAAAGAAGCAGAAAATGAAGTTACAGTGAAAGAGGAAAAACCTTCATATAAAGCAATACTTTTAGGAGATGAAAAAGGAAAAATATATTATTCAGAAAACATAGATGAAAAATACCCTTTGGCTTCTCTTACAAAAATGATGACTTTAATGGTAACTTTTGACCACCTGGAAAAAGGCAGCATAAGAATGAAAGATAAAATTAAAATCAGTAAGAAATCAGCTCAAATCGGAGGGAGCAGAATCCCTATGAAAGAAGGAGATGTTTTCACACTTGAAGATTTAATTAAAGCAACGGCTATATACTCAGCTAATAATGCAGCCTATGCAATAGCTGAATATATAGGAAAAGGGGATGTAGATAAATTTGTAAAAATGATGAATAAAAAATCAACAGACTTAGGATTAGAGAAGGAACTGGAGTTTTATACACCAGCAGGTCTTCCAAGTGATATGACTAAAAAAGGAATGGATGCTGGAACAACAAGAGGAATATATAAATTATCTCTTGAAGCTGCTAAATATAGTAAATATATGGAAATAGCTTCTATAAAAGAAACTACTATACATGATGGGAAGCTGAAAATAAAAAATAGAAATCTTTTATTAGGTGAAGAAGGGATATATGGAATAAAAACAGGACATCATTCTAAAGTAGGATATAATATTTCTGTATTAAGTGATAAGGAAGGTATGCAAATATTTACAGTTGTTGTGGGAGGGGCTACTTATAAAAAGAGGGATGAGAGTGTTTTAAATCAAATGGAAGAATTTTATGAGCATTATCAGTTCAGAAAACTTACTGATGAAAACATTTCTATAGCTAAAGTACCTGTATTTAGTGGAGAAAAGGAATATGCTGATTTATATCCTGATAAAAACTTTACAGATATTTTAAATAAAGACAGTGATATAAAAATATCTATAAAGAGAAATAAAGGAGCAATTGCTCCAGTAGAAGCAGGAAAGGTTTTAGGAGAATATAAAGTTGTAGTAGATGGTAACATTGTTGAATCTGGAAATCTTGTGACAAAAGAAGAAGTGAAATTAAGTATATCTTTAAAAAATATATTTTAA